ATTTATTTAGCCACAGATTTTTGCAGATTTACACAGATTTTTTGTTAGTACTATTTATCAATCACCTTGTCCGCAAAACAAAAGATATTTCCAAGCTTGATACTGGAGTAGCCATTACTTTTTATTTTAGAAGAATTGATCATAGCTTTGGCTAAAATATCAGTAGGTAAGGGTTTTTGGCTTTCCAATAACCCCAATTTATTGGCAAATTTTATAATCCTGCTGCCCAGAACTTCACCTGTTCTTTCAGAATCTTTTCGTTCCAACATTCCAGGTTTAAAGATGGTGATTTTATTGAAATGTAATTGTTTTACAGCTTCTTCCAGTTCGCCTTTCATTTTAGAGTAAAAGATCTTAGACTTCGGATCGGCTCCATAAGCTGAAACAAGAATATAATCTTCCACATTATTTTCTTTGGCAGCTTTGGCAAACTCATACTGATAATCAAAGTCTACTTTTTTCTGAGCTTCTTTGCTTCCGGCATCTTTCAAAGTAGTGCCCAAACACGAAAATGCAACATCTCCTTTTACCATTCCGTTCCATTCTTCAGGTTTTTCGAAATCTACAACATGAACATTAAGCCTGTCGTTCTCAATTCCAACAGGTTTTCGTACAAAAATATCGACTTCCTCAAAAGCCTTATCATTAAGTAGTTGATTAACCAAGTCTTTTCCTGTAGCGCCTGTAGCACCGATTACTAGAGCTTTCATAATAATGGAGTTTGATGTAATAGTATTTTCTTTCTTAAATTTACTAAATTTGAATAAAAGATAAAAGATAAAAGATAAAAGATAAAAGATAAAAGATAAAAGATAAAAGAATACCTTAAACATCTAATCATCAATCCTAATATTTCTAATTACTATTACTCATTACTCATAATCTATGGAT
This is a stretch of genomic DNA from Chryseobacterium tructae. It encodes these proteins:
- a CDS encoding NAD(P)H-binding protein; translation: MKALVIGATGATGKDLVNQLLNDKAFEEVDIFVRKPVGIENDRLNVHVVDFEKPEEWNGMVKGDVAFSCLGTTLKDAGSKEAQKKVDFDYQYEFAKAAKENNVEDYILVSAYGADPKSKIFYSKMKGELEEAVKQLHFNKITIFKPGMLERKDSERTGEVLGSRIIKFANKLGLLESQKPLPTDILAKAMINSSKIKSNGYSSIKLGNIFCFADKVIDK